The following coding sequences are from one Streptomyces angustmyceticus window:
- a CDS encoding helicase-associated domain-containing protein yields the protein MTNLDAVEGLDAVTRSLARRTPEQLAALLTRHAEPLARRPAPTELRGLAQALWSYETLHHLVLHLDHPRLQVLATTARISQDRAAQAAPGPAAPAPGADYQSLMAHRLSFAHLATEPVPPEDVYAALGAASPGPPRAAAETALQRLYDDGLAAPAGDGAIVVPPRVPQLLAAHDLGPFLADAPRPAPDDTAPTATVAPTSPHDESRAAAATLAATADRLLAALATQPAALRKSGGLAVREIKRLAKAAGATAPHTRLLLDLALAADLIALTRSPSGITALPTGAYDDWLGRPPGARLAPLLAAWSGLWDIPTHTPFGETPTALVRGHDRHAPALRHALLAALATVPLGAETPLPTLPLPDAPEQEAGTSTPWDDLLRAADWHRPLALRHQPMAHDRAAHILHEAAFLGLVAHGTLTPLGRVLLDDPRSLDEPLADLLPPLLEEAHFQADLTAVVPGRPAAALAGLLAAAADRESEGHAVTWRFTPQSVRRALDAGHRADTLLEDLTRASSTGTLPQPLCYLVQDAARSHGRMRVLPAACCIRSDDESLVEELAAHRALRDLQLRAIAPTVLVSSRPPAATLDALRAAGYAPALESDTGTTTVERLPAHRTKAPAPSRNPHAPLALAHRLLGLPAQPQEAATTGDA from the coding sequence ATGACTAACCTCGACGCCGTGGAAGGTCTCGACGCAGTCACCCGGTCCCTCGCCCGGCGCACCCCCGAGCAGCTCGCCGCGCTCCTCACCCGCCATGCCGAACCGCTCGCCCGCCGGCCCGCGCCCACCGAACTGCGCGGCCTGGCCCAGGCGTTGTGGTCCTACGAAACCCTCCACCACCTGGTGCTGCACCTCGACCACCCCCGGCTCCAGGTGCTCGCCACCACCGCCCGCATCAGCCAGGACCGCGCCGCGCAGGCCGCCCCCGGGCCCGCCGCCCCCGCACCGGGGGCCGACTACCAGTCCCTGATGGCCCACCGGCTGTCCTTCGCGCACCTGGCCACCGAACCCGTCCCGCCCGAGGACGTGTACGCCGCCCTCGGCGCGGCCTCGCCCGGCCCCCCGCGCGCCGCCGCCGAGACCGCGCTGCAGCGGCTCTACGACGACGGACTCGCCGCGCCGGCCGGTGACGGCGCGATCGTCGTGCCGCCGCGCGTCCCGCAACTCCTGGCCGCCCACGACCTCGGCCCGTTCCTCGCCGACGCCCCGCGGCCCGCCCCGGACGACACCGCCCCCACCGCGACCGTCGCCCCGACCTCGCCGCACGACGAATCCCGGGCCGCCGCGGCGACCCTCGCCGCCACCGCCGACCGGCTGCTGGCCGCCCTGGCCACGCAGCCCGCCGCCCTGCGCAAGTCGGGCGGGCTGGCCGTCCGCGAGATCAAACGCCTCGCCAAGGCGGCCGGCGCCACCGCACCGCACACCCGCCTCCTCCTCGACCTCGCGCTCGCCGCCGACCTGATCGCGCTGACCCGGAGCCCGTCCGGTATCACCGCCCTGCCCACCGGCGCCTACGACGACTGGCTCGGCCGCCCGCCCGGAGCGCGCCTCGCGCCCCTCCTGGCCGCCTGGTCGGGACTGTGGGACATCCCCACCCACACCCCGTTCGGCGAGACCCCGACCGCGCTGGTCCGCGGCCACGACCGGCACGCCCCCGCCCTCCGGCACGCACTCCTCGCCGCCCTGGCCACCGTCCCCCTCGGCGCGGAAACGCCCCTCCCGACGCTGCCACTCCCCGATGCCCCGGAGCAGGAGGCGGGCACCAGCACCCCCTGGGACGACCTCCTGCGCGCCGCGGACTGGCACCGCCCCCTCGCCCTCCGGCATCAGCCGATGGCGCACGACCGCGCCGCCCACATCCTCCACGAGGCCGCCTTTCTGGGCCTGGTCGCCCATGGCACCCTCACCCCCCTCGGCCGGGTGCTCCTCGACGACCCGCGCTCCCTCGACGAGCCGCTCGCCGACCTGCTCCCGCCGCTCCTCGAAGAAGCCCATTTCCAGGCCGATCTGACCGCCGTCGTCCCCGGCCGCCCCGCCGCCGCGCTCGCCGGACTCCTCGCCGCCGCGGCCGACCGCGAATCCGAAGGCCACGCCGTGACCTGGCGCTTCACCCCGCAGTCCGTACGCCGCGCACTGGACGCCGGCCACCGGGCCGACACCCTCCTGGAAGACCTCACCCGCGCCTCGTCGACCGGCACCCTCCCGCAGCCGCTGTGCTACCTCGTCCAGGACGCCGCCCGCTCGCACGGCCGGATGCGGGTCCTGCCCGCCGCCTGCTGCATCCGCTCCGACGACGAATCCCTCGTCGAAGAGCTGGCCGCCCACCGCGCACTGCGCGACCTCCAACTGCGCGCCATCGCCCCGACCGTCCTGGTCAGCAGCCGCCCGCCGGCCGCCACCCTGGACGCGCTGCGCGCCGCCGGCTACGCCCCGGCCCTGGAGTCCGACACCGGCACCACCACCGTCGAACGCCTCCCCGCGCACCGCACCAAGGCCCCCGCCCCGTCCCGCAATCCGCACGCGCCGCTCGCCCTCGCCCACCGCCTCCTGGGTCTCCCGGCGCAACCCCAGGAGGCCGCAACGACCGGGGACGCCTGA
- a CDS encoding FAD-dependent oxidoreductase codes for MNGSSTTSSNGLQFTHPHLAVVLGGGFTGMLAAAALSRHADVVVVERERLPRTPALPTDLPQARHAHLLTADGARLVDALLPGSVERWLAGGARRVPEPEEFAGRQPAARLRRRPRAQQLIACSRDLLDRVVREQVPALPGVTVLDGTEAAGLTGTAEHVTGVRVRDTTTGATYRLDADLVVDATGRHSTTQDRLAALGLPAAREDVVDGNTVSATRIFRAPAGLENCPVLTTRSAFPDPVSGPAAPGRPVPARTATLVPIEGGRWLVTLTGTGDDRPSEHAGRFVPFARRTGNAVIGDLIADAEPLSEVRLSRDTTSRRRRYEQLPSWPSGFVVLGGALVSLTPDCGQGLSLAAHGAAALRGALRRHGMDDPALSRKVQRALGRLVRAPWALATGTGLPSPAADRPTVGRAYLDVVAPTAPTPPALRLSAALGLFRGPARTGPAADGTPGGPAAPKAAPAPLPATAGPAQPSAPRPPATPASGPALSPTPAATLSAAPEAPAAPPSRRPGSDSASKRLPRLCFGPTALRRIGGAGRRKPADG; via the coding sequence ATGAACGGGTCGAGCACGACGAGCAGCAACGGGCTCCAGTTCACCCATCCGCACCTCGCCGTGGTGCTCGGCGGCGGCTTCACCGGCATGCTCGCCGCCGCGGCGCTGTCCCGGCACGCCGACGTCGTCGTCGTCGAGCGCGAGCGGCTGCCGCGCACCCCCGCGCTCCCCACGGACCTTCCGCAGGCCCGGCACGCCCATCTGCTGACGGCGGACGGCGCCCGGCTGGTCGACGCCCTGCTGCCCGGCAGCGTCGAACGCTGGCTGGCCGGGGGCGCCCGCAGGGTGCCGGAACCGGAGGAGTTCGCGGGCCGGCAGCCTGCCGCCCGGTTACGCCGACGGCCCCGCGCGCAGCAGCTGATCGCCTGTTCCCGCGACCTGCTCGACCGGGTCGTACGGGAACAGGTACCGGCCCTTCCCGGGGTGACGGTGCTCGACGGCACCGAAGCCGCCGGGCTCACCGGCACCGCGGAACACGTCACCGGGGTGCGCGTCCGGGACACCACGACCGGCGCCACGTACCGTCTGGACGCCGACCTCGTCGTGGACGCCACCGGCCGGCACTCCACCACCCAGGACCGGCTGGCCGCGCTGGGCCTGCCCGCCGCCCGCGAGGACGTCGTGGACGGCAACACCGTCTCGGCGACCCGCATCTTCCGCGCACCCGCCGGCCTGGAGAACTGCCCGGTGCTCACCACTCGTTCGGCGTTCCCCGACCCGGTCTCCGGCCCCGCGGCACCAGGCCGCCCGGTTCCGGCCAGGACGGCGACGCTGGTCCCGATCGAGGGCGGGCGCTGGCTGGTGACCCTGACCGGCACCGGCGACGACCGGCCCAGCGAACACGCGGGCCGTTTCGTGCCGTTCGCCCGCCGCACGGGCAACGCCGTCATCGGCGACCTCATCGCGGACGCCGAACCGCTGAGCGAGGTGCGGCTGTCCCGCGACACCACCAGCCGGCGGCGACGCTACGAACAACTGCCGTCCTGGCCCTCGGGGTTCGTCGTCCTCGGCGGCGCGCTGGTCTCGCTCACCCCCGACTGCGGCCAGGGCCTGTCCCTCGCCGCCCATGGCGCCGCCGCGCTGCGCGGGGCACTACGGCGGCACGGCATGGACGATCCGGCGCTGTCCCGGAAGGTGCAGCGGGCCCTCGGACGCCTGGTCCGGGCACCGTGGGCCCTGGCCACCGGCACGGGCCTCCCCTCCCCCGCCGCAGACCGCCCCACCGTCGGCCGCGCCTACCTGGACGTCGTCGCGCCCACCGCCCCGACGCCCCCGGCGCTGCGCCTCTCCGCCGCTCTCGGCCTGTTCCGGGGTCCGGCACGCACCGGTCCCGCGGCCGACGGCACCCCGGGCGGGCCGGCCGCGCCGAAGGCAGCCCCCGCCCCACTGCCGGCGACGGCGGGCCCGGCGCAGCCCTCCGCGCCACGGCCCCCGGCGACGCCCGCGTCCGGCCCCGCCCTCTCGCCGACGCCCGCCGCCACGCTCTCCGCCGCGCCGGAAGCGCCCGCGGCCCCGCCGTCCCGCCGCCCCGGTTCCGACTCCGCCTCCAAGCGCCTCCCCCGCCTCTGCTTCGGGCCGACGGCACTGCGCCGTATCGGCGGGGCAGGCCGACGGAAACCGGCCGACGGCTGA